The following coding sequences lie in one Arachis ipaensis cultivar K30076 chromosome B05, Araip1.1, whole genome shotgun sequence genomic window:
- the LOC107640406 gene encoding probable 1-deoxy-D-xylulose-5-phosphate synthase 2, chloroplastic — translation MPPWGYDQVAHDVDLQKLLVRFALDRASLVGANGLTHCGTFDTTFMACFPNMVVMAPSNETELMHMIAIATTIDDRPSWFRFPRGNGVGSILPNNNKGMPLEVGKGKVLKEGSKVALVGYGTMVQSYVAAAKVVEAHGISTTVADARFCKPLDGPLMMQLAREHEILITVEEGFIGGFGSYVSHFLGLNGLLDGNLKWRAMTLPNRYIEHESQKDQIQIAGLSSNHIAATALSLTNIQWDNRLLLSMQI, via the exons ATGCCGCCATGGGGGTATGATCAGGTGGCACATGACGTGGACCTTCAGAAGCTTCTGGTGAGATTCGCTCTCGATAGAGCTAGCCTAGTTGGTGCTAATGGCCTAACTCATTGTGGCACATTTGACACAACGTTCATGGCTTGTTTTCCAAACATGGTGGTTATGGCTCCTTCTAATGAAACCGAACTCATGCACATGATAGCCATTGCTACAACCATAGATGACAGGCCTAGTTGGTTTAGGTTTCCGAGAGGGAATGGCGTTGGTTCCATTCTTCCAAATAACAACAAAGGCATGCCATTGGAGGTTGGTAAAGGCAAGGTGTTGAAAGAGGGAAGCAAGGTGGCTCTAGTTGGATATGGAACAATGGTACAAAGCTATGTGGCGGCAGCAAAGGTTGTTGAAGCACACGGCATCTCAACAACCGTGGCTGATGCTCGATTTTGCAAGCCTCTTGATGGACCATTGATGATGCAACTTGCAAGAGAGCATGAAATCTTGATAACAGTTGAAGAGGGTTTCATTGGAGGGTTTGGTTCTTATGTTTCTCATTTCCTTGGCCTCAATGGACTCCTTGATGGCAACCTTAAG TGGCGAGCCATGACTCTGCCTAATAGATACATTGAGCATGAATCTCAAAAGGATCAAATTCAAATAGCGGGGTTGAGTTCAAACCATATTGCAGCTACTGCTTTGTCATTAACCAATATTCAATGGGACAATCGTTTGCTTCTCAGCATGCAAATATGA
- the LOC110271856 gene encoding uncharacterized protein LOC110271856 has product MNEVCRCTQTLEQKSGLKRQTRDSPMLNFVGDLSVVKTKGSPKGKKERGKRRCTKCNGASHVKNKCPVRNDGDDVGDKTGSGAQASVGTEEELPKDPVASQETLAALNTEVNASVQQEFGLGDSGLINGHETPIPPYGSHHQWLLHV; this is encoded by the exons ATGAATGAAGTCTGTCGTTGCACCCAAACACTAGAACAAAAATCTGGCTTGAAAAGACAAACAAGAGATTCTCCCATGCTAAACTTTGTTGGTGACCTTTCAGTGGTCAAGACAAAAGGATCACCCAAGGGGAAAAAGGAGAGGGGTAAACGGAGGTGCACTAAATGCAACGGTGCTAGTCATGTAAAGAATAAATGTCCTGTGAGGAATGACGGTGACGATGTGGGTGATAAGACTGGTAGTGGCGCACAAGCTAGCGTTGGTACTGAAGAG GAGCTTCCCAAGGACCCTGTGGCTTCTCAAGAGACATTAGCAGCGCTAAATACAGAAGTAAATGCATCTGTACAGCAAGAGTTTGGGCTAGGTGATTCAGGATTGATTAATGGCCATGAGACTCCCATCCCACCGTATGGAAGTCATCATCAGTGGCTATTACATGTATAA